The sequence AACCGCAACCAGCGCGTCGCCCGCGCCCAGGCGGAACTGCGCGGCGCCCTCGCCGAGTGGGACGCGGCCGACCTCGACGCCTATATGGGCCGCCACTACCCCACCTACTGGCTGCAGACCGACCGCCAGCACCAGATGGAGCATGCCCGCTTCATCCGCGAGACCGAGGCGCAGGGCAAGGCGCTCGCCACCCGCGCCATCACCGATCCCACGCGCGGCATCACCGAGCTCACCGTCTTCGCGCCCGATCACCCCAAGCTACTGGCGGTGATCGCCGGCGCCTGCGCCAGCGCCGGGGCGCACATTGTCGACGCGCAGATCAGCACCACCACGGACGGGCGGGCGCTCGACACCATTTCGCTCACCCGCGCCTTCGAGCAGGACGAGGACGAGATGCGCCGCGCCGATCGCATCGCCTCCGCCATCGAGAAGTCGCTGGCCGGCGAGATCCGGCTGCCGGAAGTGGTCGCCCGCCGCATCCCGCGGCGGCCGCGCGCCTTCACCGTGGAGCCCGAGGTCACGCTCAACAATTCCTGGTCGAACCGCCACACCGTGATCGAAGTGTCCGGGCTCGACCGGCCGGGCCTGCTCTACGGCCTGACCCAGACGCTGTCGCGGCTCAACCTCAACATCGCCTCGGCGCACATCGCCACCTTTGGCGAGCGGGCGGTGGACGTGTTCTACGTCACCGATCTGATGGGGGCGAAGATCATGGGCGCGGCGCGCCATTCCGCCATCCGCCGCGCGCTGTTGCAGGTGCTGGACGCCGATGACGAGGCCAACGCCGCCTGAGGCGGCGCTACGGTATGTGCCGGGCGCGCGGGGTCAGGACACCCGCGCGCCGCGCAGGCTCGGCAGGAGAAAGGCCAGCAGGCCGAAGGCGGGCAGGAAGGCGCAGGCCTGATACACCGCGTCGATGCCGTAGCGGTCGGCGAACACGCCCAGCGCCGCCGCCGCCAGCCCGCCAAGGCCGAACACCAGCCCATAGAAGAACCCGCCGACCAGCCCGATGCGGTGCGGCATCAGCTCGATGGCGTAGACGAGGATGGCGGCGAAGGCGCTCGACATGATGAGGTTGATGACGATGGTCAGCGCCGCCGTGCCGGCGAGCCCGGCATAGGGCAGCGCCAGCGTGAAGGGCAGCGCGCCGAGGATCGAGAACCAGATGATCTTGTTGCGGCCGATCCGGTCGCCCAGCATGCCGCCGAACAGCACCCCCGCCGCCGAGGAGACGAGGAACAGGAACAGCATCAGCTGCGAGGCCTGCACCGACACGCCGAAACGCTCGATCAGGTAGAAGGTGTAGAAGGAGGTGAAACTGGCAGTATAGGCGGTCTTCGAGCACAGCAGCACGATCAGCACCGCCAGCGGAAACGCCACTTCGCGGAACGGGCGGTGCGGCACGTCAGGCTCGCCCCGGTGCCCTTCCGACCGCACCGGCACGGCGAGCGCGCTGTGGCGGGCGGTCCAGGTGAGCAGCGGCATGGCGACGAGCGCGGCAGCGCAGAACCAGGCGAGGCTCGACTGGCCGTTCGGCACGATGATGAACGCCGCCAGCAGCGGCCCGATGGCACCGCCGGTCTGTCCGCCGACCTGAAACAGCCCCTGCGCGAAGCCGTGCCGCCCGCCCGAGGCCTTGCGCGCCATGCGCGTCGCCTCCGGGTGGAAGATCGACGAGCCGATGCCGACAAAGGCCGCCGACACCAGCAGCAGCGGGTAGGTGCCGGCATGGGCGAGGCCGATGAGGCCGAGAAGCGTGAACCCCATCCCCGCCACGGTGGAATAGGGCAGCGGATGCCGGTCGGTATAGAGCCCGATCAGCGGCTGCAGCAGCGAGGCGGAAATCTGGAAGGTCAGGGTGATGATGCCGATCTGGCCGAAATCGAGCGCATAGGCGCTCTTGATCAGCGGGTAGATCGCCGGAATCAGCGACTGGATCATGTCGTTGAGGAAATGGGCGGCGCTCAGCGCCACCAGCACCGGCATGGCGGTGCGGCGCAGGGAATCGGCCGGCACGGAGAGGGACATGGCACGCTGCTTCGGCGGGGGAACGCTGCCTTCTCTCTAGGACAAAGTGACGCGCACGACAAATGCTGTTGCTGCATTGCAGGTCGGCATCGCCCCCCGCGCGCGGCGATGGAAAGGCGGGCCAGTGAGGGCTATAGCTTTCCCGCGCCCGCAGCCGGCGGGCATGGGGAGCTTAGCGCCCGCATGAGCGACGCCTCGACCTTCGTTCTCGACCCGCGCCTTGAGGGCGACAGCTTCCCCGTTCTCGACCTTGCCCTCGCCAGCGTGCGGCTGATGGACGATGCCCGGTTTCCCTGGGTCATCCTGGTGCCGCGCCGCCCCGGCCTCGCCGAGCTGATCGACCTCGACGACGCGGCCCGCGCCACCCTGTGGGGCGAGATCGACGCGGTGAGCCGGGCGCTGAAGTCGCTCACCCACTGCGACAAGCTGAACGTCGCCGCGCTCGGCAATATGGTGCGCCAGCTGCACATCCATGTCATCGCCCGCTTCGAGCGGGATGCCGCCTGGCCCGGCGCGGTGTGGGGCGCGGGTGGCGAGCGCCAGACCTATGCGGCACCGCAGGCCTTGATGCTGGCGGCGCGGCTGCGTGAGGCGCTGGCGGCATGAGCGGCGTTGCCTCCACCGACGACACTTCGCTCGGCCTGTGGCCGCATCTCGGCTATACCGGCTCCCGGCTCGACCGGGCCGGGCTGCGGCGCGGCGAGATGGAGCGTTTCCGCGCCGATCCACGCGCCCGCGCCTGCCTGATTTCCGGCGAGAGCGTCGTGCTGCGCCGCCTGCCCGGCTTCATCGCCGGCATGGAAGAGGGGCCGGGCTCCTGCACCGCGCTGTTTGCGCTCGAAGACGCCGTCGCGCTGGGCGGGCGGCTGAATGAAGCCTGCCTGCTCGGGTTGGAAGGCGAGGTGCCGCATCTCGTCCTGCCGCTTCCCGCCCCCGCTCTCGGCGCCCTGACCGAGCGGCCGGAAGCGCGGCCGGACCTCTTCGTCATCGACCTGCGCGCCATCGCGGTGCGCGAACTCACCAGCGTCGAGGAGACTGGCCAGCTCGCCACCGCCAAGGCGATGCTCGCCTGGCACGCGCGGCGCAGCTTCTGCTCCAATTGCGGCGGGCGGCTCGCCATGGCCGAGGCCGGCTGGCGGCGTGACTGCCCGAGTTGCGGCGCGCAGCATTTTCCGCGCACCGATCCGGTCGTCATCATGCTCACCGTCGATGGCGATGAGTGCCTGCTCGGCCGTTCCGCCCGCTTCGCGCCCGGCATGTGGTCCTGCCTCGCCGGCTTCGTCGAACCCGGCGAGACCTTCGAGGACGCGGTGCGGCGCGAGACGCTGGAAGAGGCCGGCATCGCCACCGGCGCGGTGCGCTATCTGTGTTCGCAGCCCTGGCCGTTCCCGATGTCGATCATGACCGGCTTCCACGCGCAGGCGGCGTCGCGGGAGATCGCGATCGATCCGAACGAGCTGGAAGCCGCACGCTGGTTCCCGCGCGAGGAAGCGCGGCTGCTGCTCACCCGCACCCATCCGGAGGGGCTGATCGCCCCGCCGCGCATGGCGATCGCGCATCATCTGCTGCGCGCCTTCGTGGAAGGGCGCGACCCGCCGGCGGGGTGAGGATGCAAGGGCGGGCATCCCGCCGTTCTCACACCATCATCCCGGCCGCGCGAAGCAAGAGCCGGGATCGCTTCCCGCAGGCACACCGTCATCCTGAGGTGCCCGGCCATCGGCCGGGCCTCGAAGGATGTCGCGGAGCCCCGCCCCTACCTCCATCCTTCGAGGCTCGCTGCGCTCGCACCTCAGGATGACGGTGCGTGCGCGGATGGCTCGGGGATGACGGCATAGGGGCCCCGTCCCCTCAGTCCCGCGTCCAGGCCTTGAAATGCTTGGAGAGTTTCAGCCCCTGCGCCTGATAATTGGAGCCGAGGCCCTCGCCATAGAGGGTGCGGGGGCGCTCCAGCATGGTCTCATAGACCAGCCGGCCGACGATCTGCCCGTCTTCGAGAATGAACGGCACCTCGCGCGAGCGCACTTCCAGCACGGCGCGGGCGCCGCGCCCGCCGGCGGCGTCATGGCCGAAGCCGGGGTCGAAGAAGCCGGCATAATGCACGCGGAACTCGCCCACCAGCGGGTCGAACGGCACCATCTCCGCCGCATGGCCGGGCGGCACATGCACCGCCTCCTTGGAGGCGAGGATGTAGAAGGCGTCGGGGTCCAGCACCAGCTCGCGCCGGCCGCGCGTCACCAGCGGCTCCCAGAAATCCTCGACCTCGCAGGCGGCGCGGCGGTCGACATCGATGACCCCGGTGTGGCGCTTGGCGCGGAAGCCGAGCAGGCCGCCAAAGCCCTCGCCGGAGAGATCGACGCTCACCGCGATGCCGCCGCCGGCCACGTCAGGCTCGGGGCTGTCGACCAGTCGCTCGGCGGCGTTGAGGGAGGCGATGCCGGCCTCGTCGAGCCGCGCATCCCCCCGCCGGAAGCGGATCTGCGACAGGCGCGAGCCCTGCCGCACCAGAATGGGAAAGGTGCGCGGGCTGATTTCCAGATAGAGCTTGCCGGCATAGCCGGCGGGCACGATGTCGAAGGCGCGCGAACGGTCGGCGATGACGCGGGTGAACACGTCGAGCCGGCCAGTGGAGCTTTTCGGATTGGCCGAGGCGGCGATGTCGGCGGGCAGCGCCAGCGCTTCTTCCAGCTCGACGAGATAGACGCAGCCCGTCTCCAGCACCTCGCCGCCGGTGAGGTCGAGCTTATGCAGGCCGAGCCGGGTCAGGCGGTCCGCCACCGTCTCGCCGGGGCCGGGCAGGAAGCTGGCGCGGATGCGCCAGGCCACCGGGCCGAGCCGCAGGTCGAGGCTGGCCGGCTGCACCTGGTCGGCATCGAACGGGCGGGTGCTGCGAATGGCGCCGCCCGCGGCCAGCGCCTCGATGGCGTGGCCGGGCAGAATGCCCTCGCCGCTCAGACCTGACTCCGCCACTCTGCCGCTCCGTCGCTGCGCGCCAACCGTGTGATGGCTTTAGCGGAGGCATCCGACGACGCCAAGTGCTGGATGGCCAAGTGCTGGCCAAGTGCTGGTCGGCAGAAGTCCGCTTGACGGCCCGCCCGGCACGGGAGTAAGCGAAACGGATCGACGTGGTCATTTGAGCCGGCCGGCTTGCCGCCACGCTAAACAAGGTTGCTAAACAGGCCGGGGCCGCGCGACAGCGCGGGCGACCCCGGTTCAATGCGAGAGACCGGAGCCGCGAATGTCCGACACGCCCAAGCTTTCCCCTGCCGACATCGCCGGGCTGCGCCCCGAGACCCGCCTCGTGCAGGGCGGCATCCTGCGCTCGCCCTTCGGCGAGACTGCGGAGGCGCTGTACCTCACCCAGGGCTATGTCTATGAGAGCGCCGAGCAGGCCGAAGCCCGCTTCAAGGGCGAGGACCCCGGCTTCATCTACACCCGCTACTCCAACCCGACGGCGGCGATGTTCGAAACCCGCCTCGCGCTGCTGGAAGGGGCGGAAGTCGCCCGCGCCACGGCGTCGGGCATGGCGGCCGTCACCGCCTCGCTGCTGTGCCAGCTGAAAGCCGGCGACCATGTGGTGGCGGCGCGGGCGCTGTTCGGCTCCTGCCGCTATGTGATCGAGGAATTGCTGCCGCGCTTCGGCATTGCCTCGACGCTGGTGGACGGCACCGACCTCGCTGCCTGGAAGGCGGCGGTGCGGCCGGAAACCCGCGTGTTCTTCCTGGAAAGCCCGACCAACCCGACGCTGGAACTGGTCGACATCGCGGCCGTGGCGGAGATTTCGAAGGCGGCCGGCGCCTGCCTCATCGTCGACAACGTCTTCGCCACGCCGATGCTGCAGAGCCCGCTCAGCCTGGGGGCCGATGTGGTGGTGTATTCCGCCACTAAGCATATTGACGGCCAGGGCCGCTGCCTCGCCGGCGTGGTGCTGTGTTCGGAGAAATTCCTCACCGACCATCTGCAGACCTTCCTGCGCCAGACCGGGCCGTCCGTTTCGCCCTTCAATGCCTGGGTGATGCTGAAGGGGCTGGAAACGCTGCCGCTGCGGGTCGAGCGTGCGCAGGCGAGCGCCGCCACGCTGGCCGACCGTCTCGCCGCCCTGCCCGGCGTCTCCCGCGTCATCTATCCCTTCCGCGCCGACCATCCCCAGCACGAATTGGCGAAGCGCCAGATGCGCGGCGGCGGCACGCTGGTGACCTTCGAGGTGGAGGGCGGCAAGGCCGGCGCGTTCCGCTTCCTCAATGCGTTGAAGGTGGTGCGCATCTCCAACAATCTCGGCGACGCCAAGAGCCTCGTCACCCATCCCGCCACCACAACGCATCAGCGCTTCACCCCGGAAGCCCGCGCCGAGATGGGCATTTTCGACGGCATGGTGCGGCTCTCGGTGGGGCTGGAGCATGTCGACGACCTCACCGACGACGTCGCCCGCGCGCTGAAAGAGGTGTGAGGAAACCACGCGGCACGGTATCCGGCGGCGGCACGCAAACGCAGGCGTGACCCGCCGCCGCTTGCTCTGCGGCGCCAAAAGCCTTTCAGTAGACACACTTGGGCGATTCGGGGGGCGCGGGAGAGCGGGCATGTATCGGGCGACGACGAAAGGCGTGCAGGTGACGGTAACCCCGCGCTTCGCACCCGAACGCTCCGATCCCGAGCGTAGCCAGTATTTCTGGGCCTACACGATCGAGATCATCAATCTCGGCGTCGACACGGTGCAGCTCAAATCCCGCCACTGGGTCATCACCGACGCGCTGGGCCGCGTGCAGGAAGTGCGCGGCGCCGGCGTGGTCGGCGAGCAGCCGGTGCTGCCGCCGGGCGGGCATTTCGAATATACAAGCGGCGTGCCGCTGCCGACCTCCACCGGCATCATGGAAGGCCGCTACAGCCTGGAAACCACCACCGGCGAGACCTTCGAGGCCGAAGTTCCGGCCTTCTCGCTGGATGTGCCCGGCGAAGCGCGGACGCTGAACTGACGGGATGACCGGCGCAGCCGGCTTCCGGCCCTGCCGGGAAGCGGCTATGGTGGCGGCAGCTTTGCTTCGTGGGCCCCCGCCGCGCCGAATGGTCTCCTGATCCCGTGATCGACTTCCGCCCGATCGCCGCCATTCTCGGCGTCCTCCTCGCCGTCCTCGGCACGACGATGATGATTCCGGCGATGGTCGACCTCGTCGCGGGCCGCGGCGACTTCCTCGCCTATGCCGCCTCCTCCGTCATCACCGTGTTCGTCGGCCTGTCGCTGTGGCTGGCGGGCCGTTCCAGCGAGGTGCAGCGCCTGTCGCTGCGCCAGGCCTTCGTGCTCACCACGCTGAGCTGGCTGCTGCTCTCCGCCTTCGCCGCCGTCCCCTTCATGTGGGCGGAATCGAACCTCTCCTTTGCCGATGCCTATTTCGAGGCGATGAGCGGGCTCACCACGACCGGCGCCACCGTCATTGGCGGCCTCGACCATCGCCCGCCGGGCCTGCTCATCTGGCGCGCCTTCCTGCACTGGTATGGCGGCATCGGCATCATCGTGCTGGCCATCGCCCTGCTGCCGATGATGCAGATCGGCGGCATGCAGCTGTTCCGCGCCGAATCCTCCGACAAGTCGGAGAAGCTGCTGCCGCGCGCGGCGCAGATGGCCAAGGGCATTCTCGCCTCCTACATCTTCCTCACCTTCGCCTGCGCCCTCACCTATGCCTTTTGCGGCATGAGCGTGTTCGACGCCGTCGCCCACGCCATGGCGACCATCTCCACCGGCGGCTTCTCCACCCACGACGCCTCGATCGGCTATTTCAACAGCCCCGCCATCGAATACGCCGCCATCTTCTTCATGCTGTCGGGCTCGCTGCCCTTCGTGCTGTATGTGCGGGTGCTGGCAGGCGATTTCAGCCGGCTGTTCGCCAATGCCGAGGTGCGGCTGTTCCTGACGCTGGTGGCTCTGTTCACCGTCGTCTCCACCGTGCAGCAGGTGAGCGGCGGCATCAACCAGGGCGAGACCGCGCTACGCAACGCGCTGTTCAATGTCGTCTCGATCATGTCGACCACCGGCTTTGTCGCCGACGACTACACGAACTGGGGACCGCCGACCGAGGCGCTCTATTTCATCCTGCTGTTTCTCGGCGCCTGCACCGGCTCCACCGCCGGCGGCATGAAAGCCTTCCGCGTCGCCGTTCTCGGCTCGGCGCTGAAGCAGCACCTCAAGCGCGTCATCTATCCCAATGGCGTGTTCCCGGTGGTCTATGGCGGCAAGCCGATCGGCGACGATGTGGTGGCCTCGGTGCTGTCCTTCGCCTTTCTCTACCTCACCAGCTTCATGCTCATCGCCATCGCCATCAACATACTCGGCTTCGATCTGGTGACGGCCTTCTCCGCCTCGATCACCGCGGTGGCGAATGTCGGCCCCGGCCTCGGGCCCGTGGTCGGCCCTGCGCAGAATTTCGCCACCCTGCCCGACCATGTGATCTGGCTGCTGTCCTTCGGCATGCTGGCGGGCCGGCTGGAATTGTTCACCGTGCTGGTGCTGTTCCTGCCGAGTTTCTGGCGGCGCTAGTTGGGCACCGCAGCATAAGCCGGTATGCTGGCGCTCACTTCGCGACGAGGATTCTCCATGCTTGCCGTACGGACGACGACCGAGGAATTGCTGGCCTATCTGGTCGCCTTCGACACGACGAGCCGCAACTCCAATCTCGATCTCATCGCCTTCGTGCGCGACTATCTCGCCGCCTTCGGCATCGAGAGCACGATCATCCCCAGCGAGGCCGGCGACAAGGCGAGCCTGTTCGCCACTATCGGGCCGGCGGGCGTGGGCGGCGTCTGCCTCTCCGGCCATTCCGATGTGGTGCCGGTGGACGGCCAGCCCTGGAGCACCGACCCGTTCACCCTCACCCCCGTCGATGACAAGGTCTATGGGCGCGGCTCCTGCGACATGAAGGGCTTTCTCGCCTGCTGCCTCGCCATGGTGCCGGACATGGTGGCCCGGCCGCTGGCGACGCCGATCCATCTTCTGGTGTCCTATGACGAGGAGGTCGGCTGCACCGGCGTGGTGCCGGCGGTGCGCCGGCTGGGCGTCGACCTGCCCCTGCCGCGC comes from Ancylobacter polymorphus and encodes:
- a CDS encoding 2'-deoxycytidine 5'-triphosphate deaminase gives rise to the protein MAESGLSGEGILPGHAIEALAAGGAIRSTRPFDADQVQPASLDLRLGPVAWRIRASFLPGPGETVADRLTRLGLHKLDLTGGEVLETGCVYLVELEEALALPADIAASANPKSSTGRLDVFTRVIADRSRAFDIVPAGYAGKLYLEISPRTFPILVRQGSRLSQIRFRRGDARLDEAGIASLNAAERLVDSPEPDVAGGGIAVSVDLSGEGFGGLLGFRAKRHTGVIDVDRRAACEVEDFWEPLVTRGRRELVLDPDAFYILASKEAVHVPPGHAAEMVPFDPLVGEFRVHYAGFFDPGFGHDAAGGRGARAVLEVRSREVPFILEDGQIVGRLVYETMLERPRTLYGEGLGSNYQAQGLKLSKHFKAWTRD
- a CDS encoding O-succinylhomoserine sulfhydrylase, which translates into the protein MSDTPKLSPADIAGLRPETRLVQGGILRSPFGETAEALYLTQGYVYESAEQAEARFKGEDPGFIYTRYSNPTAAMFETRLALLEGAEVARATASGMAAVTASLLCQLKAGDHVVAARALFGSCRYVIEELLPRFGIASTLVDGTDLAAWKAAVRPETRVFFLESPTNPTLELVDIAAVAEISKAAGACLIVDNVFATPMLQSPLSLGADVVVYSATKHIDGQGRCLAGVVLCSEKFLTDHLQTFLRQTGPSVSPFNAWVMLKGLETLPLRVERAQASAATLADRLAALPGVSRVIYPFRADHPQHELAKRQMRGGGTLVTFEVEGGKAGAFRFLNALKVVRISNNLGDAKSLVTHPATTTHQRFTPEARAEMGIFDGMVRLSVGLEHVDDLTDDVARALKEV
- a CDS encoding TrkH family potassium uptake protein, which produces MGPRRAEWSPDPVIDFRPIAAILGVLLAVLGTTMMIPAMVDLVAGRGDFLAYAASSVITVFVGLSLWLAGRSSEVQRLSLRQAFVLTTLSWLLLSAFAAVPFMWAESNLSFADAYFEAMSGLTTTGATVIGGLDHRPPGLLIWRAFLHWYGGIGIIVLAIALLPMMQIGGMQLFRAESSDKSEKLLPRAAQMAKGILASYIFLTFACALTYAFCGMSVFDAVAHAMATISTGGFSTHDASIGYFNSPAIEYAAIFFMLSGSLPFVLYVRVLAGDFSRLFANAEVRLFLTLVALFTVVSTVQQVSGGINQGETALRNALFNVVSIMSTTGFVADDYTNWGPPTEALYFILLFLGACTGSTAGGMKAFRVAVLGSALKQHLKRVIYPNGVFPVVYGGKPIGDDVVASVLSFAFLYLTSFMLIAIAINILGFDLVTAFSASITAVANVGPGLGPVVGPAQNFATLPDHVIWLLSFGMLAGRLELFTVLVLFLPSFWRR
- a CDS encoding MFS transporter, with the translated sequence MSLSVPADSLRRTAMPVLVALSAAHFLNDMIQSLIPAIYPLIKSAYALDFGQIGIITLTFQISASLLQPLIGLYTDRHPLPYSTVAGMGFTLLGLIGLAHAGTYPLLLVSAAFVGIGSSIFHPEATRMARKASGGRHGFAQGLFQVGGQTGGAIGPLLAAFIIVPNGQSSLAWFCAAALVAMPLLTWTARHSALAVPVRSEGHRGEPDVPHRPFREVAFPLAVLIVLLCSKTAYTASFTSFYTFYLIERFGVSVQASQLMLFLFLVSSAAGVLFGGMLGDRIGRNKIIWFSILGALPFTLALPYAGLAGTAALTIVINLIMSSAFAAILVYAIELMPHRIGLVGGFFYGLVFGLGGLAAAALGVFADRYGIDAVYQACAFLPAFGLLAFLLPSLRGARVS
- a CDS encoding HIT domain-containing protein, producing the protein MSDASTFVLDPRLEGDSFPVLDLALASVRLMDDARFPWVILVPRRPGLAELIDLDDAARATLWGEIDAVSRALKSLTHCDKLNVAALGNMVRQLHIHVIARFERDAAWPGAVWGAGGERQTYAAPQALMLAARLREALAA
- the apaG gene encoding Co2+/Mg2+ efflux protein ApaG, giving the protein MYRATTKGVQVTVTPRFAPERSDPERSQYFWAYTIEIINLGVDTVQLKSRHWVITDALGRVQEVRGAGVVGEQPVLPPGGHFEYTSGVPLPTSTGIMEGRYSLETTTGETFEAEVPAFSLDVPGEARTLN
- the nudC gene encoding NAD(+) diphosphatase; this encodes MSGVASTDDTSLGLWPHLGYTGSRLDRAGLRRGEMERFRADPRARACLISGESVVLRRLPGFIAGMEEGPGSCTALFALEDAVALGGRLNEACLLGLEGEVPHLVLPLPAPALGALTERPEARPDLFVIDLRAIAVRELTSVEETGQLATAKAMLAWHARRSFCSNCGGRLAMAEAGWRRDCPSCGAQHFPRTDPVVIMLTVDGDECLLGRSARFAPGMWSCLAGFVEPGETFEDAVRRETLEEAGIATGAVRYLCSQPWPFPMSIMTGFHAQAASREIAIDPNELEAARWFPREEARLLLTRTHPEGLIAPPRMAIAHHLLRAFVEGRDPPAG